Proteins encoded by one window of Blautia faecicola:
- the metK gene encoding methionine adenosyltransferase has product MRRFYTAESVTEGHPDKVCDQIADAILDECLRYDPSSRVACEVLATRGNVFVAGEITSGYEPPVFDVIRKVLEECGYCTDGIEMDTFVHQQSPDIAKAVSVSKEFRDNIGAKIRDRSRGAGDQGVMVGYACDETPQLMPMPTVLAHRITRELSACRRSGYIKDIFSDGKAQVTVEYEDGKPVRLESVVVSCQHGAEKSLKKLDAEIREKVLRSALRLLPPDEDTKILINPSGKFVCGGFDADTGLTGRKLMVDTYGSMIPHGGGAFSGKDCSKVDRSAAYMARYIAKNIVAAEFASKCQVSLAYAIGVAEPVMIEVDTFGTGKVCADDCLAAAIPLVFGVTPVQIMESLRLNRPIFRQTAVFGHFGRKEFPWERTDKVLALQDTIL; this is encoded by the coding sequence ATGAGACGTTTTTATACAGCAGAATCAGTAACAGAAGGACACCCAGACAAAGTATGCGATCAGATAGCAGATGCAATCTTAGATGAATGTCTGCGTTACGATCCATCTTCGAGAGTGGCGTGTGAAGTCCTTGCTACAAGAGGAAATGTGTTTGTAGCAGGAGAAATCACCAGCGGATATGAACCACCAGTGTTTGATGTGATCCGAAAAGTTTTAGAAGAGTGTGGGTATTGTACAGATGGGATAGAAATGGATACGTTTGTACACCAGCAGAGTCCAGATATTGCGAAAGCAGTGAGTGTGTCGAAAGAATTTCGGGATAATATTGGTGCAAAGATAAGAGACAGAAGCAGGGGAGCTGGAGATCAGGGTGTTATGGTCGGATATGCGTGCGATGAGACTCCGCAGCTTATGCCAATGCCGACTGTTCTGGCACACCGGATCACACGTGAACTTTCGGCTTGCAGAAGAAGCGGATATATCAAAGATATCTTTTCTGATGGAAAAGCACAGGTAACCGTAGAATATGAAGATGGAAAACCAGTGAGACTGGAAAGTGTTGTTGTTTCCTGCCAGCATGGTGCAGAAAAGAGCCTGAAGAAGTTAGATGCCGAGATTAGAGAGAAAGTGCTTCGCTCAGCACTCAGATTACTGCCGCCGGATGAGGATACGAAGATTCTGATTAATCCGTCAGGAAAATTTGTGTGTGGAGGGTTTGATGCAGATACCGGACTGACGGGGAGAAAGCTGATGGTGGATACTTATGGCAGTATGATTCCGCATGGCGGCGGTGCATTTTCGGGAAAGGACTGTTCGAAAGTAGACCGTTCGGCGGCTTATATGGCAAGGTATATCGCCAAAAATATAGTAGCTGCTGAGTTTGCAAGCAAGTGTCAGGTGTCTCTGGCTTATGCAATCGGAGTAGCAGAACCGGTTATGATTGAGGTAGATACCTTTGGTACAGGAAAAGTGTGTGCAGATGATTGTCTGGCGGCAGCAATCCCACTGGTGTTTGGAGTGACACCCGTTCAGATCATGGAATCCCTTCGATTGAATCGTCCGATTTTCCGGCAGACGGCAGTTTTTGGTCATTTTGGAAGAAAGGAGTTTCCTTGGGAGCGGACAGATAAGGTACTGGCTCTTCAGGATACGATTCTGTAA
- a CDS encoding SpaA isopeptide-forming pilin-related protein: MKVRKLKTRIAAFGLAVLMGISTLSSVNAFAVEQTGSEQQTEVQAVTSQKDTSVTADDITKAVSDETFAVETCMEGIHYDAEKEDVTLVSIKDENGGEYHSDKAGTYIATYMVVPKDKSDSYTITRKVTLTDTEGQAHSEENGGEKQKSDTESEDDSDSPVQNYTDVEIETSEEDASAQAVKELKEDIEEGNVMVLSAAERATSSGSTVTLTKGRTIYYPSYIGNYLTCLFTVNGKIAYCLQSQKASPPSGSYVAQVLDSNKNLQKVLYYGYGGAGDLTGSYLSGKTEDEKYVYTHIAASYAYAGEAGFTGCNYNDLVNAGVIAYINYLFGQEEPPKGELSLSSTKLNAVRDGNIQKTPNITLSGDHRNYVTLSVPENVTAHNLSKGTSVTNGKIQIYGGDTFYLSADLLLTGSYASGNLYGSVGKTWRTLVLTTGNSKQDIGVFESETAAPVSFSVQWLNMTRIELMKKDVNTQNLLSGAVYGIYTDKKCENLLMTMSATGRDGKAVSDYFDSALKTVYVKEITAPTGYKLNTEVYKVDVAAGKTLNVTATDERVTGKVKIAKIDKETLAFKAQGDSALRGAVYGLYAKEDIVHPDGTTGVLYKQDSLIAQGVIGDDGTLEFSELYLGEMYLKEITPPEGYTLDTTKYEVSVTYEGQDVAEVTRDLTVKEQVKKQAFQLIKISEDGEQTETDLVAGARFKVYLISDLTQVKNGKLKPSNGESYTASDFKNYDFSKEQVAVTYENGTAVPVPELITDTKGYAVSPELPYGSYVVVESTTPENLKTIDPFVVNVENDSREPMQWRVFDDRPFEFLLKIVKKDAQTGNTVLKAGASYKIYDVTNKKYVEQVVQYPKKEKISVFKTNEEGYLITPQELKCATYRIEEVKAPEGFVRQGSEESLYDGTTIISPLEQTTKGTYKENPQNGIVITVSSNTAHQIDPDTGAAIVEVEQKNDEQVGSLLLTKKGEQLTEVTGDSVLAKVKALVSKVRNTVSGKEETGIYKGFKYEETGVEGAEFEVYAKDTIYSPDGAKDEEGNPVVRYEKDDLVAKLTTDENGTAVINNLPLGTYYLKEVVAGENFVLNTEQKEFTLTAEDDTQAVVYEGVTYKNERQRVFVSVEKKDSVTGEKLEGVIFGLYAAEDILSNQGEVLVEKDTLLEKKATDAKGTLTFDSDLPHGKYYVKEEVRKAGYLPNEEVWNVDATYENQNLAKIELNKEVENQPTETRITKTDATTGNELEGAKLQVIDKDGNVVEEWVSSKEEHVIYGLPEGSYTLHEELAPYEDGYVSASDVMFEVKEDGSVTKVEMKDEYSKVEISKTDLTTGKELEGAKLQIIRKDGTVLEEWITDGKPHSVEKLPVNEELTLREITAPDGYEIAEDVTFTLKDTMEVQKVEMKDARTPEKTTEKTNAPKTGDNQKIWAFVLLALASAGTATGVTVYRRKKSKMTDNKKETEEK, translated from the coding sequence ATGAAGGTTAGAAAATTAAAGACCAGAATAGCTGCTTTTGGACTGGCTGTCCTGATGGGCATCAGTACCTTGAGCAGTGTAAATGCGTTTGCGGTCGAACAGACAGGCTCGGAACAGCAGACGGAAGTACAGGCGGTAACAAGCCAGAAAGATACATCGGTTACAGCAGATGATATCACAAAAGCGGTTTCGGATGAAACATTTGCGGTGGAAACCTGTATGGAAGGAATCCATTATGATGCAGAAAAAGAAGATGTTACGCTTGTAAGTATCAAAGATGAGAATGGTGGAGAGTATCATTCTGACAAAGCAGGAACATATATTGCCACTTATATGGTCGTTCCAAAAGATAAGAGTGACAGCTATACCATCACCCGGAAAGTGACTCTGACGGATACAGAAGGTCAGGCACATTCTGAAGAAAATGGTGGAGAGAAACAGAAGTCAGATACAGAATCTGAAGATGATTCGGATTCGCCTGTGCAGAACTACACAGATGTAGAAATTGAAACATCCGAAGAAGATGCATCTGCACAGGCAGTCAAAGAACTGAAAGAGGACATCGAAGAGGGAAATGTGATGGTATTGTCTGCGGCTGAAAGAGCTACAAGCAGCGGTTCCACAGTTACATTGACAAAGGGGAGAACTATTTATTATCCAAGTTATATTGGAAATTATCTTACTTGCCTGTTTACAGTCAATGGGAAAATTGCATACTGCCTTCAGTCCCAGAAAGCATCCCCACCGAGTGGAAGTTATGTAGCACAGGTACTGGACAGCAATAAAAATCTACAGAAAGTCCTTTATTATGGTTATGGCGGGGCAGGAGATCTGACAGGAAGTTATCTGTCTGGAAAAACGGAAGATGAAAAGTATGTGTATACACACATTGCAGCCAGCTACGCTTATGCAGGAGAAGCCGGATTTACAGGGTGTAATTATAATGACCTTGTAAATGCAGGGGTTATCGCATATATCAATTATCTGTTTGGACAGGAAGAACCGCCAAAAGGTGAACTGAGCCTTTCAAGCACAAAGCTGAATGCAGTACGGGATGGAAACATCCAGAAAACACCAAATATCACACTGTCTGGAGATCACAGAAACTATGTGACATTGAGTGTACCGGAAAATGTGACAGCACATAATCTTTCCAAAGGAACAAGTGTTACAAATGGAAAAATCCAGATTTATGGTGGAGATACATTCTATCTGTCTGCGGATTTATTACTGACAGGCAGTTATGCTTCCGGCAACTTATATGGTTCTGTCGGAAAGACATGGAGAACACTGGTGCTGACAACCGGAAATTCCAAGCAGGATATCGGTGTATTTGAAAGTGAAACAGCAGCTCCGGTAAGTTTTAGTGTACAGTGGCTGAATATGACACGCATTGAACTTATGAAGAAAGATGTCAATACACAGAATCTACTGTCAGGAGCAGTTTATGGTATTTATACTGATAAGAAGTGTGAAAACCTGCTGATGACAATGTCAGCAACCGGAAGAGATGGAAAAGCAGTCAGCGATTATTTTGATTCTGCACTGAAAACTGTGTATGTAAAAGAGATCACTGCTCCGACAGGATATAAACTGAATACAGAAGTATATAAAGTAGATGTTGCAGCCGGAAAGACATTGAATGTAACAGCAACAGATGAGAGAGTCACCGGAAAAGTAAAAATCGCAAAGATCGATAAAGAAACACTTGCATTTAAAGCGCAGGGGGACAGTGCTCTTCGTGGTGCGGTGTATGGTCTTTATGCCAAAGAGGACATCGTGCATCCGGATGGCACAACAGGAGTTCTGTATAAACAGGACAGCCTGATTGCACAGGGAGTCATCGGAGATGACGGAACACTGGAATTTTCAGAATTATACCTTGGAGAAATGTATCTAAAAGAAATCACTCCACCGGAAGGATATACACTGGATACTACCAAATATGAGGTATCAGTAACTTATGAAGGTCAGGATGTTGCCGAAGTGACAAGAGACCTTACGGTAAAAGAGCAGGTAAAGAAACAGGCATTCCAGTTAATCAAAATCAGTGAAGATGGAGAGCAGACAGAAACGGACCTGGTTGCAGGAGCAAGATTTAAGGTATATCTGATCAGCGACCTGACACAGGTGAAAAATGGGAAACTGAAACCGTCCAATGGAGAAAGCTATACAGCAAGTGATTTCAAGAATTATGACTTCAGCAAAGAGCAGGTTGCAGTTACTTATGAGAATGGAACCGCCGTACCAGTACCGGAACTGATCACTGATACCAAAGGATATGCAGTCAGCCCGGAACTGCCGTATGGAAGTTATGTTGTAGTGGAAAGCACTACCCCGGAGAATCTGAAAACCATTGATCCATTTGTTGTAAATGTGGAAAATGACAGCAGAGAACCAATGCAGTGGAGAGTATTTGATGACCGTCCGTTTGAATTTTTGTTGAAAATCGTAAAGAAGGATGCACAGACTGGAAATACGGTTTTAAAGGCCGGAGCCTCTTATAAGATTTACGATGTGACAAATAAGAAATATGTGGAACAGGTTGTTCAGTATCCGAAGAAAGAAAAGATCAGTGTATTCAAAACAAATGAGGAAGGATATCTGATCACACCGCAGGAACTGAAGTGCGCTACCTATCGAATCGAAGAAGTAAAAGCACCGGAAGGATTTGTAAGACAGGGAAGCGAAGAGTCCCTGTATGATGGAACAACGATTATTTCACCATTAGAGCAGACTACAAAAGGAACATATAAAGAAAATCCACAGAATGGTATTGTAATTACAGTATCCTCAAACACTGCACATCAGATTGATCCGGATACAGGAGCTGCGATTGTAGAAGTAGAACAGAAAAATGACGAACAGGTAGGAAGCCTGCTCCTGACGAAAAAGGGAGAACAGCTTACCGAAGTAACCGGAGATTCTGTTCTGGCAAAAGTAAAAGCACTGGTTTCTAAAGTAAGAAATACCGTATCTGGTAAAGAAGAAACAGGTATTTATAAAGGCTTTAAATATGAAGAAACCGGAGTAGAAGGTGCTGAATTCGAAGTATATGCCAAAGATACCATCTATTCACCGGACGGAGCAAAGGACGAAGAAGGAAATCCAGTTGTTCGTTATGAGAAAGATGATCTGGTAGCCAAACTGACTACAGATGAAAATGGAACAGCAGTTATCAACAATCTGCCACTGGGAACGTATTATCTGAAAGAAGTTGTAGCAGGAGAGAATTTTGTCCTAAATACAGAACAGAAAGAATTTACCCTGACAGCAGAGGATGATACACAGGCAGTTGTTTATGAAGGCGTTACCTATAAAAATGAAAGACAGAGAGTTTTCGTATCAGTAGAAAAGAAAGATTCTGTCACAGGCGAAAAGCTGGAAGGTGTTATTTTTGGACTGTATGCTGCAGAAGATATTCTTTCTAATCAGGGAGAGGTTCTCGTAGAGAAAGATACCTTGCTGGAAAAGAAAGCAACGGATGCAAAGGGAACACTTACTTTCGACAGTGATCTTCCACATGGAAAATACTATGTCAAAGAGGAAGTCAGAAAAGCTGGATATCTTCCAAATGAGGAAGTATGGAATGTAGATGCAACTTACGAAAATCAGAATCTTGCAAAGATTGAACTGAACAAAGAAGTTGAGAATCAGCCGACAGAAACACGCATTACAAAAACAGATGCAACTACCGGAAATGAGCTGGAAGGAGCCAAACTGCAGGTCATTGATAAAGACGGAAATGTTGTGGAAGAATGGGTAAGCAGTAAGGAAGAACATGTCATTTACGGACTGCCGGAAGGAAGTTATACCTTACATGAGGAACTGGCTCCTTATGAAGATGGCTATGTGTCTGCCAGCGATGTGATGTTTGAAGTCAAAGAAGATGGCAGTGTGACAAAGGTTGAGATGAAAGATGAATATTCCAAAGTGGAAATTTCAAAAACAGACCTTACAACCGGAAAAGAACTGGAAGGGGCAAAGCTTCAGATTATCCGCAAAGACGGAACTGTTCTGGAAGAGTGGATTACAGATGGAAAACCACATTCCGTTGAAAAACTCCCAGTCAATGAAGAACTTACTCTGCGTGAGATCACAGCACCGGATGGTTACGAGATTGCGGAAGATGTCACATTTACATTGAAAGATACAATGGAAGTCCAGAAAGTAGAAATGAAAGATGCCAGAACACCGGAGAAAACAACAGAAAAAACAAATGCACCAAAAACAGGTGATAACCAGAAAATATGGGCGTTTGTTCTGCTTGCACTGGCATCTGCTGGAACAGCTACAGGAGTGACTGTATACCGCAGAAAGAAGTCAAAAATGACAGACAACAAAAAAGAAACAGAAGAAAAATAA
- a CDS encoding gamma-glutamylcyclotransferase family protein, producing MEDRYYFAYGSNMNLEQMKYRCPAAEVVENVRLEDYRLAFRGKAPGNGVATVLPEKGSCVEGVLWKITEACEKSLDFYEGFPSFYGKESIQVKNQDGVEKEVFVYMMNAPHKDVPARPSKFYLDGILEGYKDNQIPTDSVMKAVKRTRQEVKKEKNRYTR from the coding sequence ATGGAAGATAGATATTACTTCGCTTATGGCAGCAACATGAATCTGGAGCAGATGAAGTACAGGTGTCCGGCTGCGGAAGTTGTGGAAAATGTCCGGCTTGAAGATTATCGGCTGGCATTTCGAGGAAAGGCTCCGGGTAACGGAGTAGCAACGGTACTGCCGGAAAAGGGAAGCTGTGTCGAAGGAGTTTTATGGAAAATCACAGAAGCGTGTGAGAAGAGTCTGGATTTCTATGAAGGATTCCCAAGTTTTTATGGGAAAGAATCGATTCAGGTAAAAAATCAGGATGGAGTGGAGAAAGAGGTGTTTGTATATATGATGAACGCTCCGCACAAAGATGTTCCGGCAAGACCATCGAAGTTTTATCTGGATGGAATTCTGGAAGGATATAAGGATAACCAGATTCCAACAGATTCTGTCATGAAAGCGGTGAAGCGTACCAGACAGGAAGTGAAAAAAGAAAAAAATCGATATACAAGATAA
- a CDS encoding amidoligase family protein produces MIGIKDQYFGTEIEMTGITRQRAAEVVAEMFGTEAYYDGTTYGVWSVIDLEGKKWKFMSDGSIYTQRKVYGRIVDAGGEYSTEMVSPKLSYDEMGKLQEVVRCLRQHGGFVNESCGQHVHVDASNHTPQSLKNALTIMYAKEDILFKALKVQERRANSYCQRVRPEVLEKIRKIPNKSITMDRVRNVWYGGRDGSHTHYDHTRYYALNLHAVFSKGTLEWRCFESTLHAGKVRANITLALAISAQAINQRSTQMKKTLISENPAFTFRTFLLRLGLIGDEYKNVRKHLLANLDGDLAWRYDKSTYECLKKNQRTEGVR; encoded by the coding sequence ATGATCGGTATAAAAGACCAATACTTTGGCACAGAAATCGAGATGACAGGAATTACCAGACAACGTGCTGCAGAAGTTGTTGCTGAAATGTTTGGAACAGAAGCATATTATGACGGCACTACTTATGGAGTCTGGTCAGTGATAGATTTGGAAGGAAAAAAGTGGAAATTTATGTCTGATGGGAGCATTTATACACAACGAAAAGTATACGGTCGAATTGTAGACGCAGGTGGAGAATATTCAACAGAAATGGTATCTCCGAAATTATCCTATGATGAAATGGGTAAGTTACAGGAAGTAGTACGATGTCTGCGACAGCATGGCGGTTTTGTAAATGAGTCCTGTGGTCAGCATGTTCATGTAGATGCATCGAATCATACACCGCAGAGTCTGAAAAATGCACTGACAATTATGTATGCAAAGGAAGATATTCTGTTCAAAGCACTGAAAGTGCAGGAGAGAAGAGCAAATAGTTATTGTCAGAGGGTGCGACCGGAGGTATTGGAGAAAATCCGAAAAATACCAAATAAATCAATCACAATGGACCGAGTAAGAAATGTCTGGTATGGAGGCAGGGATGGAAGTCATACCCATTATGATCATACCCGTTATTATGCTCTGAATCTTCATGCTGTGTTTTCAAAAGGAACTTTGGAATGGCGCTGTTTTGAAAGCACACTTCATGCAGGAAAGGTAAGAGCAAATATTACTCTGGCATTAGCCATTTCCGCACAGGCGATCAATCAGAGATCGACACAGATGAAAAAGACACTGATATCAGAAAATCCAGCATTTACATTTCGTACATTTTTATTGAGACTTGGGTTAATTGGAGACGAATATAAAAATGTCCGAAAACATTTGCTGGCAAATCTGGATGGTGATCTTGCGTGGAGATATGATAAAAGCACGTATGAGTGTTTGAAGAAAAATCAAAGGACAGAAGGAGTCAGATAG
- the dcm gene encoding DNA (cytosine-5-)-methyltransferase, giving the protein MIAATIQFFDLFSGIGGFREGLRRAGNFVCVGHCEVDTYADKNYRLLFDTEGEWYCSDARTIEPERMPDFDLLCAGFPCQAFSIAGKREGFADARGTLFFEIARILEAKRPSYFILENVPGLLSHDKGRTFCTILSTLSELGYHVEWKVLNSKDFGVPQARKRVYIVGYLDFRCAGKVLPEPETNGAALVQIRAGSQGKRVYSPKGLSCTLTSQAGGMGGKTGLYDVGVPIKENTKLGYKLAREGDSIDLSYANLNSRRGRVGHQIAHTLTTGIQQGTLHFVDLSPPPLVTEECRSLNTRQCGIHKYKGECSGVLSEEGARAVLTPAKENVRQNGRRMKEPEEPMFTITATDRHGILYHGRIRRLVPRECLRLQGYYDWQINKIIDSTSDAQLYKQAGNGVTVNVIEAIGRLLQKADSELNTQEVSEKGIH; this is encoded by the coding sequence TTGATAGCCGCAACCATTCAATTTTTTGATCTCTTTAGCGGAATCGGGGGATTCCGTGAAGGCTTAAGACGGGCAGGAAACTTTGTCTGTGTCGGACATTGCGAGGTGGATACTTATGCGGATAAGAACTACCGATTGCTGTTTGACACAGAAGGGGAGTGGTATTGTAGTGATGCAAGAACAATTGAACCAGAACGAATGCCAGATTTTGATTTACTCTGTGCAGGATTTCCTTGCCAGGCATTCTCTATCGCCGGAAAGCGAGAAGGATTTGCTGACGCAAGAGGAACTCTCTTTTTTGAAATTGCCCGGATTCTTGAAGCTAAAAGACCATCGTATTTTATCCTTGAAAATGTTCCCGGTTTGTTATCGCATGACAAAGGCCGGACGTTTTGCACCATCCTCAGTACGCTTTCTGAACTGGGGTATCATGTCGAATGGAAAGTGCTTAACAGCAAGGATTTCGGAGTCCCCCAAGCAAGAAAGCGGGTGTATATTGTCGGATATCTTGATTTCCGATGTGCCGGAAAAGTATTACCTGAACCAGAAACAAATGGAGCAGCTCTTGTTCAAATCCGGGCAGGAAGTCAGGGAAAAAGAGTCTACAGTCCAAAAGGATTAAGCTGTACCCTGACATCACAAGCCGGAGGAATGGGTGGAAAGACAGGATTATATGATGTGGGTGTTCCAATTAAAGAAAATACAAAGCTCGGCTACAAACTTGCAAGAGAGGGTGACAGCATCGATTTAAGCTATGCGAATCTCAACAGCAGGAGAGGAAGAGTCGGACATCAGATAGCACACACCCTGACTACAGGTATCCAACAGGGAACACTTCATTTTGTAGATTTGTCTCCGCCACCACTGGTAACTGAAGAATGCAGAAGCCTTAATACCCGACAATGTGGAATCCATAAATACAAAGGAGAATGTTCCGGCGTATTAAGTGAAGAAGGGGCAAGAGCAGTCCTTACACCAGCCAAAGAAAATGTCCGTCAGAACGGCAGACGCATGAAAGAACCAGAAGAACCGATGTTTACAATTACTGCAACCGATCGTCATGGCATCTTGTATCACGGAAGAATAAGAAGATTAGTTCCAAGGGAATGTCTGCGACTGCAGGGGTATTATGATTGGCAAATAAATAAAATCATAGACAGCACTTCTGATGCACAGCTTTATAAACAGGCTGGAAACGGAGTAACTGTCAATGTTATCGAGGCAATTGGCAGATTGTTACAAAAGGCAGACTCCGAACTCAACACACAGGAAGTGTCTGAGAAAGGAATCCATTAG
- a CDS encoding plasmid segregation centromere-binding protein ParR, whose amino-acid sequence MTRPVYSFRPNLKKPEHQRAWEKFQSVPEGQKSQYLVQAILEKEDRKWLEEVIQKTIKESVRELGICGTTEQSTTNPSSEEIPDQMMDFLSQMENL is encoded by the coding sequence ATGACACGCCCTGTGTATTCGTTCCGCCCGAATCTGAAAAAACCAGAACACCAAAGGGCATGGGAGAAATTTCAAAGTGTTCCAGAAGGGCAGAAAAGCCAGTATCTGGTTCAGGCAATTCTGGAAAAAGAGGATCGAAAATGGCTGGAAGAAGTCATTCAAAAGACGATAAAAGAAAGTGTTCGAGAATTAGGAATATGTGGCACTACGGAACAATCGACAACGAACCCATCATCGGAAGAAATACCAGATCAGATGATGGATTTTCTATCTCAAATGGAAAATTTGTAA
- a CDS encoding ParM/StbA family protein — MIIGIDHGYYAIKTRQVSFPSGIIGYDYEPYTMQNVLQYQGKYYVCGTGRQTLVKNKTSNDNYYLLTLAAIAEEIKHRKAERKTEVILAVGLPLSSFGREKQGFREYLLRKEQPVRFLYESELYEITIKDVKLFPQGYSALALHPEYLKNEPSVLLVDIGGWTVDLMRLDNAVPNAATCRSLELGVIRCIDETAEQVRRNTGLSVTETQIERVLRGESCSMAEEARRIIQENGRKYIERILSAVTESGFDLRAVPTVFMGGGSAILKRHVTTQDAICRPVFIEDVHANATGYERIVQQMWAR, encoded by the coding sequence ATAATCATAGGAATTGATCATGGCTATTATGCCATTAAAACAAGACAAGTGTCTTTCCCAAGTGGAATTATTGGGTATGATTACGAGCCGTATACCATGCAGAATGTTCTGCAATATCAAGGAAAGTATTATGTCTGCGGTACGGGAAGACAGACGCTGGTAAAAAATAAAACGTCAAATGATAATTATTATCTGCTGACGTTGGCAGCCATTGCAGAAGAAATCAAGCATCGGAAAGCGGAACGAAAGACAGAGGTAATTCTGGCTGTTGGACTTCCGCTTTCAAGTTTTGGAAGAGAGAAACAGGGATTCAGGGAGTATCTGTTGCGGAAAGAGCAGCCAGTGCGATTTTTATATGAAAGTGAGTTATATGAGATAACAATAAAAGATGTGAAACTGTTCCCACAGGGATACTCTGCGCTTGCTCTGCATCCAGAGTATCTGAAGAATGAACCGTCTGTTCTGCTTGTTGATATTGGTGGCTGGACCGTTGACCTTATGAGGCTGGACAATGCTGTTCCGAATGCAGCAACGTGCAGAAGTCTGGAACTTGGAGTAATCCGATGTATTGATGAGACAGCAGAACAAGTGCGTAGAAATACCGGACTGTCTGTGACAGAAACTCAAATTGAGCGTGTGCTTCGGGGAGAATCTTGCAGTATGGCAGAAGAGGCCAGACGGATCATACAGGAAAACGGACGGAAATATATAGAAAGAATACTGTCTGCGGTGACAGAATCCGGGTTTGATCTCCGGGCAGTACCCACCGTATTTATGGGGGGAGGCTCTGCAATTTTAAAACGCCACGTGACCACACAGGACGCGATTTGCCGCCCCGTTTTTATAGAGGACGTCCATGCCAACGCAACAGGGTATGAACGGATTGTACAGCAGATGTGGGCGAGATGA
- a CDS encoding DUF5720 family protein: protein MEVSIYELLAAARESAKSDYIKGDSILCEKRFHPDTHYMVEIELLKNDNKLGKKGNYIRKFLTEPEYLPILQKQEKHLIKIKRQAIVQKGNLRYIPPPDRLDRRRERDLL from the coding sequence GTGGAAGTAAGTATTTATGAACTCTTGGCGGCAGCAAGAGAATCGGCTAAATCTGATTATATAAAAGGGGACAGCATTTTGTGTGAGAAGAGATTTCATCCAGATACCCATTACATGGTAGAAATAGAACTGCTGAAAAATGATAACAAGCTGGGAAAAAAGGGCAATTATATACGGAAGTTTTTGACAGAACCGGAGTATCTTCCCATTTTACAAAAGCAGGAAAAACATCTCATAAAAATAAAAAGACAGGCAATTGTTCAAAAAGGAAACTTGCGATATATCCCTCCCCCGGACAGGCTGGACCGCCGCCGGGAGAGGGATCTTTTATAA
- a CDS encoding helix-turn-helix domain-containing protein encodes MQKIRPDMDIGKNIQAIRYKNNMTQDQVVAKLNLMGISITKSTYAKLETNRMNIKASELVALAKLFHTDINAFFSGLL; translated from the coding sequence ATGCAAAAGATTAGACCAGATATGGATATTGGTAAAAATATCCAAGCAATTCGATATAAAAACAATATGACTCAAGACCAAGTAGTTGCAAAATTAAATCTTATGGGTATCTCCATCACCAAAAGTACCTATGCCAAACTGGAAACAAATCGCATGAACATTAAGGCATCTGAATTAGTTGCACTTGCAAAACTCTTTCATACCGATATCAATGCTTTCTTTTCCGGCTTGCTATAG
- a CDS encoding flavodoxin, producing MEKVLVAYFSASGTTAQKAKEIAKAVGSDLYEIRPEVPYASDDLEWMNKNSRSSVEMNDKAFRPALANKDAHIEDYDVILLGFPKMEYSL from the coding sequence ATGGAAAAAGTATTAGTTGCTTATTTTAGTGCCAGCGGAACAACCGCTCAGAAGGCAAAAGAAATTGCAAAGGCAGTCGGAAGTGATCTTTATGAAATCAGACCGGAAGTACCTTACGCAAGCGATGATTTGGAATGGATGAATAAGAATTCCCGCAGTTCCGTGGAGATGAATGATAAGGCTTTTCGTCCGGCATTGGCAAATAAGGATGCGCATATTGAGGATTACGATGTGATCCTGTTAGGCTTCCCTAAAATGGAGTACAGTTTATAG